From Syngnathus typhle isolate RoL2023-S1 ecotype Sweden linkage group LG13, RoL_Styp_1.0, whole genome shotgun sequence, a single genomic window includes:
- the toe1 gene encoding target of EGR1 protein 1, producing the protein MTSSFVVPVIDVQNNNFKELWPAMVVAIKTSSFVAVDTELSGLGNRSSLLAESIEDRYKGICHAARSRSILSLGIACYKMLSNEAADKYLVQVYNLTLLCSEEYIIEPQSVQFLVQHGFDFNKQYAGGIPYHKGNDKGGSDNQGVHIRALFTELLRARKPLVLHNGLIDIAFLYQNFYAHLPDRLATFTADLSEMFPAGIFDTKYVTEFDLRFSASYLEYAYKKCKLDNSRNEASVETGRHVYLEFCQYAGAMSRYVDHRICPAGAPNSANTEICHSFSAFGWCSKGTKCPLSHDTDLIIFQDDKSKDDKRKKRKRQKKKKKEEVEDDSSNLDGAPQKKMPHLELNPEEGHQDATAGFLEITNLMDSNTHDGENLKTNSEGNELGEHNTESTNTEMTGKSENKAESGTHRAGFDAFMTGYIFAYSCTLVKKEEVNASGEEQIWPPTSFNKVYLSGKSTPLNIVKSTFSKSSKAHMQKMEMVWGKKK; encoded by the exons ATGACATCCTCGTTTGTTGTTCCTGTTATTGATGTTCAGAATAACAACTTCAAAGAACTTTGGCCTGCTATGGTAGTGGCTATTAAAACATCTTCCTTCGTTGCTGTTGATACG GAGCTGAGTGGCCTTGGAAATAGATCATCATTGCTTGCAGA ATCTATAGAAGACAGGTATAAAGGGATATGTCATGCAGCAcgctcacgctccatcctctcTTTGGGAATTGCCTGCTACAAGATGCTCAGCAATGAG GCTGCAGACAAATACCTGGTCCAGGTATATAACCTCACCTTACTGTGTTCAGAGGAGTACATCATAGAGCCCCAGTCAGTCCAGTTCCTCGTACAACACGGATTTGACTTCAACAAGCAGTATGCAGGGGGGATCCCCTATCATAAGGGTAATGATAAG GGAGGATCAGACAACCAGGGTGTTCATATCCGGGCTTTATTTACTGAGCTGCTACGTGCAAGAAAACCTCTAGTGCTCCACAATGGCCTCATTGATATTGCTTTTCTCTATCAG aatttctaTGCGCATCTACCAGATCGTTTAGCCACCTTTACAGCCGATCTCTCCGAGATGTTTCCTGCAGGCATCTTTGACACTAAATATGTCACAGAATTTGATCTTCGCTTCAGTGCCTCATACCTGGAGTACGCCTATAAGAAATG TAAGTTGGATAACAGTCGAAATGAGGCCTCTGTTGAGACTGGTCGTCATGTCTACCTGGAGTTCTGTCAGTATGCCGGCGCCATGTCCCGCTATGTGGACCACAGAATctgtccagctggagctccGAACTCAGCGAACACTGAGATTTGCCACTCCTTCTCG GCATTTGGTTGGTGTTCAAAAGGCACCAAGTGTCCTTTGTCCCACGACACTGACCTGATCATTTTCCAAGATGATAAATCAAAGGAtgacaaaaggaaaaagaggaaacgtcaaaagaagaaaaagaaagaagaggtAGAGGATGACTCCTCCAATTTAGACGGTGCTCCCCAAAAGAAAATGCCCCATTTGGAATTGAATCCAGAGGAGGGTCATCAAGATGCGACAGCAGGGTTTCTGGAAATTACAAATCTGATGGACAGTAATACCCATGATGGTGAAAATCTGAAAACAAATAGCGAGGGAAATGAATTAGGTGAGCACAACACAGAGTCCACAAACACTGAAATGACCGGAAAAAGTGAAAACAAGGCAGAGTCGGGCACCCACCGAGCCGGGTTCGATGCCTTCATGACAGGATACATATTTGCCTACTCGTGCACACTGGTGAAAAAGGAAGAAGTGAATGCAAGCGGAGAGGAACAGATATGGCCTCCAACCTCCTTCAATAAGGTCTACCTCAGTGGCAAGTCAACGCCGCTCAACATAGTAAAGAGCACCTTCTCCAAGTCATCCAAGGCccacatgcagaagatggaaatggtttggggaaaaaagaaatag
- the si:ch73-382f3.1 gene encoding THAP domain-containing protein 1, translated as MGGCSAPNCSNSTSIGKQLYRFPKDPVRKKKWLMNCRRDFEPTPHSRLCQEHFEPSQFEELAKSPAGGKKLKPNAIPTLFSAGDPPYPAITTPFIMLPLKPELVEKELNVGDHGYARRTPLLGLEEEDGDRSAVDQQSCTQCHLLKKQLEKEMQHTLRLQKEAEEMKKRLYRLDRIEKGLQNFLYEDQIRALSLTKRSRRAVWSPETILKARKIRSAVGTKGYEYLRELGYPLPSYRTLCNRLETKIMVTTDMSCEELAELGLGLMATCDSPTEDVGDNDEEDLLGVLS; from the exons ATGGGTGGATGCTCGGCTCCTAATTGTTCCAATTCAACCAGCATCGGGAAACAACTGTATAGATTTCCCAAAGATCCTGTCAGGAAGAAGAAATGGCTTATGAATTGCCGACGCGACTTTGAACCAACTCCACACTCGAGATTATGCCAA GAGCATTTTGAGCCGAGTCAGTTTGAGGAGTTGGCAAAATCCCCAGCTGGAGGAAAGAAATTGAAGCCCAATGCCATCCCAACTCTCTTCAGTGCCGGAGACCCTCCTTACCCTGCAATTACTACTCCATTCATTATGCTGCCCTTGAAACCTGAGCTAG TGGAGAAGGAGCTGAATGTTGGTGATCATGGCTATGCTAGACGCACTCCTCTGCTTGGCCTGGAAGAGGAGGATGGAGATAGGTCAGCTGTGGACCAGCAGTCCTGCACACAATGTCACCTCCTCAAAAAACAGCTGGAGAAAGAAATGCAGCACACCTTAAGACTACAAAAGGAG GCAGAAGAGATGAAGAAACGTCTCTACAGGCTTGACCGTATTGAGAAGGGACTCCAGAACTTTCTATATGAGGACCAGATCCGCGCTCTGTCTCTCACCAAGCGGTCTCGCCGAGCCGTCTGGTCTCCAGAGACTATCCTGAAGGCTAGAAAGATTCGAAGCGCGGTGGGCACCAAAGGCTATGAGTACCTGAGAGAGCTGGGGTACCCGTTACCCTCCTACCGGACTCTATGTAACCGCCTAGAAACCAAGATCATGGTAACGACTGACATGAGCTGTGAGGAATTGGCAGAGCTGGGCCTGGGACTCATGGCCACCTGCGATAGCCCAACAGAAGATGTTGGCGACAATGATGAGGAAGACCTTCTTGGTGTCTTGTCGTGA
- the selenop2 gene encoding selenoprotein Pb: protein MFSPLLLWTCAALPGLLLASQASLLVEGEDAGTRICKPAPYWDIKGQAPMQMVLGSVVVVALLKASUHFCLVQASKIQGLRDKLNRNNLTEVSFMIVNEQDPHSRAMLWELKRKAPPEVPVYQQTPFQNDVWGVLDGDKDDFLVYDRCGLLTFHIVLPYSFLQYPYVEAAIRATYLKNICNCTANFTTINGILTKNDTLPFNVNHTTASPRNQVDAVDSKMTVTTPKTIQIEHHHHHQQQQHNTTGSLSHHPVKDHFE, encoded by the exons ATGTTCTCTCCCCTGCTGCTGTGGACATGTGCGGCCTTGCCAGGCCTGCTACTGGCCTCCCAAGCCAGTCTATTGGTAGAGGGGGAGGACGCAGGCACCAGGATCTGTAAACCTGCCCCCTATTGGGACATAAAAGGACAAGCACCCATGCAGATGGTGCTTGgaagtgtggtggtggtggcactACTTAAGGCGAGCTGACATTTTTGTCTCGTTCAGGCCTCCAA AATCCAAGGCCTGCGTGACAAGCTGAACCGTAACAATCTGACAGAGGTTTCCTTCATGATAGTTAATGAGCAAGACCCTCACTCCAGAGCAATGTTGTGGGAGCTGAAAAGAAAAGCTCCTCCTGAAGTTCCAGTTTACCAACAGACTCCCTTTCAAAATGATGTGTGGGGGGTGCTGGACGGTGACAAAGATGATTTCTTAGTCTATGACAG GTGTGGTCTCCTCACATTCCATATAGTGCTTCCATACAGCTTCTTGCAATATCCTTATGTTGAGGCTGCCATCAGAGCCACCTATCTTAAAAACATCTGCAACTGCACT GCTAATTTTACAACAATAAATGGCATTCTCACAAAGAATGATACGCTACCATTTAACGTCAACCACACTACAGCATCACCCAGAAATCAAGTGGATGCAGTGGATTCCAAAATGACAGTAACAACACCTAAAACCATTCAGATAGagcaccaccatcatcatcagcagcagcagcataatACAACTGGAAGCCTCAGTCACCATCCTGTAAAAGATCATTTTGAGTAG
- the elovl8a gene encoding ELOVL fatty acid elongase 8a, which yields MEGSQELTFWQKASLSYEEFLEKGDKRIENWLLVYSPVPAGFIIMCYLFAVWVGPKLMARKEPVNLKLVLIVYNFTMVCLSVYMLYEFTVSSWMANYSMLCQPVDYSNDPLSVRMASVCWLFYISKYIEFCDTMFFILRKKNSQLTFLHVYHHSTMILNCWIGLKFAPGGQSFFSGLVNSLIHVAMYFYYGLAAIGPSMSKYLWWKHYLTILQLLQFFLVTLHTVYNFFTDCDYPDLLNAIVIFYALTLIALFSHFYYHSYLTSRTNEERKWKQ from the exons ATGGAG GGTTCCCAGGAGCTCACCTTCTGGCAAAAAGCCTCTTTATCCTATGAGGAATTTCTGGAAAAGGGAG ACAAGAGGATAGAAAATTGGCTGCTGGTCTACTCTCCTGTACCTGCTGGGTTCATAATTATGTGCTACCTATTCGCTGTTTGGGTTGGGCCAAAGCTGATGGCAAGGAAGGAGCCTGTCAACCTCAAACTTGTCTTGATAGTTTACAATTTCACGATGGTCTGCCTGTCTGTATACATGTTGTATGAG TTTACAGTATCTTCCTGGATGGCAAATTATAGTATGTTGTGTCAGCCAGTTGACTACAGCAACGATCCACTGTCCGTGAGG ATGGCCAGTGTGTGCTGGCTGTTTTACATCTCCAAATATATCGAGTTCTGTGACACA ATGTTTTTCATCTTGAGGAAAAAGAACAGCCAGTTGACCTTCCTCCATGTCTACCATCACAGCACCATGATTTTGAACTGCTGGATAGGGTTGAAGTTCGCACCAGGGGGCCAGT CTTTCTTTAGTGGCCTGGTCAACTCCCTGATTCATGTGGCGATGTATTTCTACTATGGTCTTGCGGCAATTGGACCAAGTATGAGCAAATATCTTTGGTGGAAACACTACCTTACCATCCTACAGCTG CTTCAGTTTTTCCTGGTAACCTTGCACACGGTTTACAACTTTTTCACTGATTGTGATTACCCTGACTTGTTGAACGCCATCGTGATTTTCTACGCTCTCACCCTCATTGCACTCTTCAGTCATTTTTACTACCACAGCTACCTCACATCAAGGACCAATGAGGAAAGGAAATGGAAGCAGtga
- the LOC133165883 gene encoding gastrotropin-like: MAFAGRWETESQEGYDDFCKLLGIPADIIEKGRDYKLITEVTQAGNDFTWTQIYPTNAKVANKFTVGKESEMETIGGKKFKATVQMEGGKLNVNFPNYHHTSEISGGKLIETSTAGSVVLKRTSKKL, encoded by the exons ATGGCCTTTGCTGGACGATGGGAAACTGAATCCCAGGAGGGCTATGATGACTTTTGCAAACTCCTCG GTATCCCTGCTGACATCATTGAGAAGGGCCGTGACTACAAACTGATCACAGAGGTGACCCAGGCAGGAAACGACTTCACCTGGACTCAGATCTACCCCACAAATGCTAAGGTTGCCAACAAATTTACAGTTGGCAAGGAAAGCGAAATGGAGACCATCGGAGGAAAGAAATTCAAG GCCACCGTGCAAATGGAGGGAGGCAAGCTGAATGTTAACTTTCCCAACTACCACCACACCTCTGAGATCAGTGGAGGAAAGCTTATTGAG ACCTCCACAGCTGGCTCTGTTGTGCTTAAAAGAACCAGCAAGAAGCTCTAA